A window of the Brassica napus cultivar Da-Ae chromosome C5, Da-Ae, whole genome shotgun sequence genome harbors these coding sequences:
- the LOC106422476 gene encoding pollen-specific leucine-rich repeat extensin-like protein 1, producing the protein MDPNHPSNTSFVPGHVTPPNQPVLHVTPINGSNNVYSHPDFQPQPHFQPRPQFQPMPQFQPRPQFQPHPQFMLRPQFMPQPQPPLQQTPPSRLAHVPTQAQPLINYPPYDDMICDVIRDLNEPDGSSKSRISRRIKRSNVVLPPSHSVLMTYHLKRLRKNGVLTMVNNLYKIAAAPPPPPPPPPPPPPPQNVAVAADLELEAPRSEVPPMNTSPLDMLAASASGLALGSQPQKRGRGRPPKANPEAPQEQQPIDAQPVAVMSPGQSSREQPELHVADSNQVVTESANRRPDWPRRGRSVPISPTAGAVLALPAPSTYARGRSPSRSDAGRERKRLCIGASSGGVVIAAPAGGETVAVASRMMRGPGRPRKVVRGRPKKSTIPISTREATGTLESSHGELKRKLDFAREKAKEILDVLKAGIESNDFIAISSQAKQELEGLVPILTVETHGVGQVQPDAVEEVEARAVEEVQSEEAAAHTEAETQGEEHGQEVGEGEQAQPHP; encoded by the exons ATGGATCCTAACCATCCTTCAAACACCTCCTTTGTCCCCGGTCATGTCACTCCTCCCAACCAACCCGTTCTCCATGTAACACCTATTAACGGGTCTAACAACGTCTATTCCCATCCCGATTTCCAGCCTCAGCCTCATTTCCAGCCCCGTCCCCAGTTCCAGCCCATGCCCCAGTTCCAGCCCCGCCCTCAGTTCCAGCCCCATCCCCAGTTCATGCTCCGTCCCCAGTTCATGCCCCAGCCCCAGCCCCCACTGCAGCAAACGCCTCCTTCTCGGTTAGCTCATGTTCCGACACAGGCGCAGCCTTTGATAAACTATCCTCCTTACGACGAC ATGATTTGTGACGTAATTAGGGACTTGAACGAACCGGATGGTTCAAGCAAGTCGAGGATCTCGAGGCGTATCAAGAGATCGAACGTCGTTTTGCCTCCTAGTCACTCGGTTTTGATGACTTACCATCTCAAGAGGTTGAGGAAGAATGGCGTTCTTACCATGGTTAACAACTTATACAAGATCGCTGCTGCTCCCCCTCCTCCCCCTCCCCCTCCCCCTCCTCCACCTCCCCCGCAAAACGTTGCTGTTGCGGCAGATCTGGAGCTCGAGGCTCCCAGATCTGAGGTTCCTCCAATGAACACCTCTCCGCTTGATATGCTTGCTGCCTCTGCTTCTGGCTTGGCTTTGGGCTCTCAGCCTCAGAAGCGAGGCCGTGGACGCCCTCCAAAGGCTAATCCCGAAGCTCCACAAGAGCAACAACCCATCGATGCTCAACCCGTCGCTGTCATGTCTCCCGGACAGTCAAGCCGTGAGCAACCCGAGTTGCATGTAGCAGATTCGAACCAAGTGGTTACTGAGTCAGCAAACAGACGACCTGATTGGCCAAGGAGGGGGAGATCTGTTCCGATCTCTCCAACTGCGGGTGCAGTTCTAGCTCTTCCAGCTCCGAGTACGTATGCAAGAGGGAGGTCACCGAGTCGTAGTGACGCtgggagagagaggaagaggcTATGCATAGGTGCATCTAGCGGTGGAGTCGTCATCGCTGCTCCAGCTGGTGGAGAAACTGTGGCGGTTGCGTCAAGGATGATGCGTGGACCTGGACGTCCACGTAAGGTGGTTAGGGGTAGACCCAAAAAG AGTACCATACCAATCTCCACCAGGGAAGCTACCGGGACATTGGAATCTTCCCATGGAGAACTCAAGAGAAAGCTTGACTTTGCT CGCGAGAAAGCAAAAGAAATCTTGGATGTGTTGAAAGCTGGTATCGAGAGCAACGACTTCATAGCAATATCGTCGCAAGCTAAACAGGAGCTGGAAGGACTAGTACCAATTTTGACTGTGGAGACGCATGGCGTGGGACAAGTGCAGCCAGACGCCGTGGAAGAAGTAGAAGCACGAGCCGTTGAAGAAGTGCAGTCAGAGGAGGCAGCAGCACATACTGAAGCTGAAACCCAAGGAGAGGAACATGGACAAGAAGTTGGGGAAGGAGAACAAGCACAGCCCCATCCTTAG